The following proteins are encoded in a genomic region of Methylobacterium tardum:
- a CDS encoding LysR family transcriptional regulator gives MPRENLNDLVAFLAVARERSFTRAAAQMGVSQSALSQVVKELEARLGLRLLTRTTRSVSPTEAGERLLQSLGPHLDGIEAGLAALTELREKPAGTVRINADEHAVADVLWPALRKVLPDYPDIHVELVTDYGMTDIVAERFDAGVRLGEVVAKDMVAVPIGPDMRMVAVGSPAYFARRPAPRTPQDLTGHTCINLRLPTHGGLYAWEFEEDGREIRVRVEGQAVFNTVSMILRAALDGFGIAYLPQSQVQEHLDRGELVWVLEDWSPPFPGYHLYYPSRRQHSAAFQFVVDALRYRGGAESKAKLDQG, from the coding sequence ATGCCGCGGGAGAACCTCAACGACCTGGTCGCCTTCCTGGCGGTGGCGCGCGAGCGCAGCTTCACTCGCGCGGCGGCGCAGATGGGCGTCTCGCAGTCGGCTCTGAGCCAGGTCGTAAAGGAGTTGGAGGCGCGGCTCGGCCTGCGACTGCTGACGCGCACCACGCGCAGCGTGTCCCCGACGGAGGCCGGCGAGCGGCTGCTGCAGAGCCTGGGGCCGCATCTTGACGGCATCGAGGCAGGGCTCGCGGCCCTGACGGAGCTAAGGGAGAAGCCGGCCGGCACCGTGCGGATCAACGCGGACGAGCACGCGGTCGCCGACGTGCTGTGGCCGGCGCTGCGGAAGGTGCTGCCCGACTATCCCGACATCCACGTGGAGCTCGTCACCGACTACGGCATGACCGACATCGTGGCCGAGCGCTTCGACGCCGGCGTGCGGCTCGGCGAGGTGGTGGCCAAGGACATGGTCGCGGTGCCCATCGGCCCGGACATGCGCATGGTGGCGGTCGGCTCGCCGGCCTACTTCGCCCGCCGGCCTGCGCCGCGCACGCCGCAGGACCTGACCGGCCACACCTGCATTAACCTGCGCCTTCCGACCCACGGCGGCTTGTACGCCTGGGAGTTCGAGGAGGACGGGCGCGAGATCCGGGTGCGGGTCGAGGGCCAGGCGGTGTTCAACACCGTGAGCATGATCCTGCGGGCGGCGCTCGACGGGTTCGGCATCGCCTACCTGCCGCAGAGCCAGGTGCAGGAGCATCTGGACAGGGGCGAGCTCGTCTGGGTCCTGGAGGACTGGAGCCCGCCGTTCCCCGGCTACCACCTGTACTACCCGAGCCGGCGCCAGCACTCGGCCGCCTTCCAGTTCGTCGTCGACGCCCTGCGATACCGCGGCGGGGCGGAGAGCAAGGCCAAACTCGATCAGGGCTAG